In Nostoc sp. UHCC 0926, a single genomic region encodes these proteins:
- a CDS encoding alpha/beta hydrolase: MKVNKLQFLIQVFSQLLLWAGIIAAIAYCAICIFLFIGQPRFIFFPSAVIEKTPEFFNLPYEQVWLPIAVKTGKVEHIHGWWIEAKQPNAKVLLYLHGNGINIGANIAHANRFHQLGFSVLLIDYRGYGRSEGMFPNEKRVYEDAVTAWNYLVQQQKIPPSQIFLYGHSLGGAIAIDLAVKHPQAAGLIVESSFTSIRDLITYRNMFWMFPVDLILTQRFNSIKKLPNLKMPALFIHGAGDSTVPSFMSQKLYAVAPEPKQLLLVPGADHNDTAVVAGLQYLQWVESFVQQVQASSYLNS; the protein is encoded by the coding sequence ATGAAAGTTAATAAACTGCAATTTCTAATACAAGTATTTTCCCAATTGCTACTCTGGGCTGGGATAATTGCAGCGATCGCCTACTGTGCCATCTGTATATTTCTTTTTATTGGGCAACCCCGGTTCATTTTCTTTCCCTCTGCTGTGATTGAGAAGACACCAGAGTTTTTTAATCTCCCTTATGAACAGGTTTGGTTACCTATAGCAGTTAAAACAGGCAAGGTAGAACACATTCACGGTTGGTGGATAGAAGCCAAGCAACCCAATGCTAAGGTATTACTATACTTACACGGTAACGGTATCAATATTGGCGCAAACATAGCTCATGCCAATCGGTTTCATCAACTAGGGTTTTCGGTATTGCTGATTGATTATCGGGGTTATGGTCGCAGTGAGGGTATGTTTCCCAACGAAAAGCGGGTTTATGAAGATGCAGTCACAGCTTGGAATTACTTGGTGCAGCAACAAAAGATTCCACCCAGCCAAATTTTTCTTTATGGACATTCTCTGGGGGGTGCAATAGCCATCGATTTAGCAGTGAAACACCCCCAAGCCGCTGGTTTAATCGTGGAAAGCTCTTTTACCTCCATCCGCGATTTAATAACTTATCGAAACATGTTTTGGATGTTTCCTGTGGATTTAATCTTGACACAGCGGTTTAATTCCATTAAAAAATTGCCAAACTTAAAAATGCCAGCTTTGTTCATTCATGGCGCTGGTGATTCGACTGTACCCTCTTTCATGAGCCAAAAACTGTATGCCGTTGCTCCCGAACCAAAGCAACTATTGTTGGTTCCAGGAGCAGATCATAACGACACAGCAGTAGTTGCTGGTTTGCAATATTTGCAATGGGTAGAGTCTTTTGTGCAACAAGTGCAAGCTAGTAGCTATTTGAATTCCTGA
- a CDS encoding helix-turn-helix domain-containing protein, with protein MNSRISPYQKKTVTLLNEAQVEQLREITTHLRQVRQEKSIRIEEIAAQTLIRAGILQALEEERFEELPEPIFVQGFIRRYGDALGLDGNALSHALISNVVRQDSNNDHKDSDNKPNTYIPLVVTYILLLVAASAGLLYTLNPPQITSESMTPEVTGQQSMVTNQ; from the coding sequence ATGAATAGTAGAATTAGCCCATACCAGAAGAAGACTGTGACGCTCTTAAACGAAGCTCAAGTTGAGCAGCTAAGGGAAATAACCACACACTTGCGGCAAGTAAGACAAGAAAAATCCATTCGCATAGAAGAAATAGCAGCTCAAACACTGATTCGAGCAGGTATTTTGCAAGCTTTAGAAGAAGAACGATTTGAAGAATTGCCTGAGCCTATTTTTGTTCAAGGATTCATCCGTCGCTATGGAGATGCTTTAGGACTGGATGGAAATGCTTTATCACATGCTCTTATAAGCAATGTAGTCCGCCAAGACTCCAATAATGATCATAAGGATTCAGACAACAAACCAAATACATACATCCCTCTTGTTGTTACCTACATTCTATTATTAGTAGCTGCATCTGCTGGTCTTTTATATACACTTAATCCACCACAAATTACATCTGAATCCATGACTCCAGAAGTCACTGGTCAACAGTCAATGGTGACTAATCAGTGA
- the gatA gene encoding Asp-tRNA(Asn)/Glu-tRNA(Gln) amidotransferase subunit GatA, with amino-acid sequence MASIRELHQQLVKKERSAVEITQEALERIQALEPKLHSFLCVTAERALEQAGAVDAKIAAGDEIGLLAGIPVGIKDNLCTKGIPTTCASRILENFVPPYESTVTQKLADAGAVMVGKTNLDEFAMGSSTENSAYQVTANPWDLSRVPGGSSGGSAAAVSSQECVVALGSDTGGSIRQPASFCGVVGMKPTYGLVSRYGLVAYASSLDQIGPFANTVEDAAILLSAIAGHDPKDSTSLKVAIPNYAASFKPDFKPRGQLRIGIIKETFGEGLDSVVEQAITKAVDQLQSLGAEIHIVSCPRFRYGLPTYYIIAPSEASANLARYDGVKYGYRAPDVDNLLSMYTRTRATGFGTEVKRRIMIGTYALSAGYYDAYYLKAQKVRTLIKQDFEKAFGMVDVLVCPTSPTTAFKAGEKTTDPLSMYLTDLMTIPVNLAGLPSLSLPCGFDDLGLPIGLQLIGNVLREDQLFQVAYAYEQSTTWHLRKPQIS; translated from the coding sequence ATGGCATCCATCCGCGAGTTGCACCAACAACTAGTTAAAAAAGAACGTTCTGCCGTTGAAATTACCCAAGAAGCTTTAGAGCGCATTCAAGCGTTAGAGCCGAAATTGCACAGCTTTTTATGTGTCACCGCAGAACGGGCATTAGAGCAGGCGGGTGCTGTGGATGCCAAAATTGCTGCAGGAGACGAAATTGGGCTGCTAGCAGGAATTCCGGTTGGGATCAAGGACAATTTATGTACTAAGGGAATTCCTACCACCTGCGCCTCCCGGATTTTGGAAAATTTCGTGCCGCCTTATGAATCAACGGTGACGCAAAAATTGGCAGATGCTGGGGCGGTAATGGTTGGCAAAACCAACTTGGATGAGTTTGCGATGGGTAGTTCTACAGAAAATTCTGCCTATCAAGTCACGGCTAATCCTTGGGATTTGTCACGGGTTCCGGGCGGTTCTTCGGGGGGGTCCGCTGCTGCGGTGTCGTCGCAAGAATGTGTGGTTGCTCTCGGTTCTGATACTGGCGGTTCGATTCGGCAACCTGCATCTTTTTGCGGTGTGGTGGGCATGAAACCAACTTATGGTTTGGTTTCCCGTTATGGTTTGGTGGCTTACGCTTCGTCTTTGGATCAAATTGGGCCATTTGCAAACACAGTGGAAGATGCTGCAATATTATTAAGTGCGATCGCAGGTCATGATCCCAAAGACTCTACCAGCCTCAAAGTTGCCATTCCCAACTACGCCGCCAGCTTTAAACCAGATTTCAAACCCAGAGGTCAGCTAAGAATCGGTATCATTAAAGAAACTTTTGGTGAAGGGTTGGACTCTGTAGTGGAACAAGCTATTACCAAAGCAGTAGATCAACTACAAAGTTTGGGAGCAGAGATTCATATAGTTTCCTGTCCCCGCTTTCGCTATGGCTTACCCACATACTACATTATCGCCCCATCAGAAGCCTCAGCAAATCTGGCTCGTTACGATGGCGTTAAATATGGTTACCGCGCTCCTGATGTAGATAATCTGCTATCGATGTACACTCGTACCCGTGCCACTGGTTTTGGTACAGAAGTTAAACGCCGGATTATGATTGGCACTTACGCACTTTCAGCTGGCTATTACGACGCTTACTACCTAAAAGCGCAAAAAGTCCGCACTCTGATTAAACAAGACTTTGAAAAGGCTTTTGGCATGGTTGATGTGTTAGTCTGTCCTACATCTCCCACTACAGCATTCAAAGCAGGGGAAAAAACTACTGACCCCTTAAGTATGTATTTAACTGACTTGATGACTATTCCTGTGAATCTTGCTGGTTTACCTAGTTTAAGTTTGCCATGTGGTTTTGATGATCTGGGGCTACCGATAGGATTACAGCTAATTGGCAATGTGCTGCGAGAAGACCAACTGTTTCAGGTAGCTTACGCTTATGAGCAATCCACTACTTGGCATCTGCGTAAACCACAAATATCTTGA
- a CDS encoding glycerol-3-phosphate acyltransferase yields MFEPWGILVILIACPLLGGLPLIGWITYALTHKQLSQVGTGNISVSAAFYHGGRFVGILAVLSEAFKGVAAVLLTRVFFPEGSHWELIALIALVIGRYWVGRGAGTTNVVWGFVVHDPLVAIFVSFFAIISFTILQSRRVVKFGVLLLFPLFVALLHISDIPRMLAAVALAGLMGWIYTKIPDDLNLPAQEAQTESLAMLEFLRGDRVMVSLDEELDAAIVGEKAATLSQIKRWGYPVPKGWVLAPIDDPQLVTEFLQPSELSPLVVRSSAIGEDSEQASAAGQYETVLNVTSPQALQSAIAQVQASYNQPSAVQYRRDRGLNDTAMAVLIQQQVQSIYSGVAFSRDPITQQGDAIIIEALPGSATQVVSGKVTPEQYRAFVLETENSSSVQLEGQGRVPQALIKQVAYLAYRLEKRYHGTPQDIEWSYDGQTLWVLQSRPITTLLPIWTRKIAAEVIPGVIHPLTWSINRPLTCGVWGELFTLVLSNSFSSRGFSTRGFANGNRKAERTLGLDFTQTATLHYSRAYFNASLLGDIFLRMGLPSESLEFLTRGAKFSKPSWESTWENLPGLGKLLKRELNLEKDFKRDYQKRFIPGLSQLAQEDIDNLEPSKLLIRIDFILELLRQGTYYSILAPLSAALRQAIFRVKDGQIDNSVTPEVAALRSLSAIATDAKQILLEFEPQQVFEQLKQTLEGEKILQEFDELLQDYGYLSEVGTDISVPTWRENPQMIKQMFVQLMQGNEPQSGAKDAINSIFAGKRKRSFVQRRVDIKGRVTEVYSRILAELRWSFVALEKIWLKSGLLKKTGDIFFLDFDEVRRLVVGGDSRLIEELDELVELRRSQFVQDSEIIQVPLLVYGNTPPHPLAPSALYSDQILQGIGASQGQAEGRVKVLRNLQDVPEIDRDTILVVPYTDSGWAPLLLRAGGLIAEVGGRLSHGAIVAREYGIPAVMDVRGATWLLQDGQRVRIDGSSGIVELSNDLRPN; encoded by the coding sequence ATGTTTGAACCTTGGGGTATCTTAGTTATTTTAATTGCCTGCCCCCTCTTGGGCGGATTACCCCTGATTGGATGGATCACTTACGCGCTTACGCACAAGCAATTATCACAAGTTGGTACAGGAAACATTAGTGTATCAGCTGCCTTTTATCACGGCGGTAGGTTTGTAGGAATTCTGGCAGTCTTGTCAGAAGCTTTTAAAGGAGTTGCAGCAGTCTTACTCACCCGCGTTTTCTTCCCAGAGGGATCGCATTGGGAATTGATTGCCCTGATCGCTCTGGTAATAGGTAGATACTGGGTAGGCAGAGGCGCAGGTACGACAAATGTAGTCTGGGGATTTGTCGTACATGATCCACTAGTGGCAATATTTGTATCTTTCTTTGCAATCATTAGCTTTACAATTCTGCAATCAAGACGGGTAGTCAAATTTGGGGTTTTGCTTCTCTTTCCTCTGTTTGTGGCACTTTTGCACATTAGCGATATCCCCAGAATGCTTGCTGCTGTAGCCTTAGCTGGTTTAATGGGCTGGATTTATACAAAAATTCCTGATGATCTGAACCTGCCAGCCCAAGAGGCACAAACAGAATCTCTTGCGATGTTGGAATTTTTACGCGGCGATCGCGTGATGGTTTCTCTAGATGAAGAGTTGGATGCTGCCATAGTTGGAGAAAAGGCGGCTACATTATCTCAAATTAAGCGCTGGGGCTATCCAGTCCCGAAAGGGTGGGTGCTGGCCCCGATTGACGATCCTCAACTGGTGACAGAATTTCTCCAGCCATCAGAATTATCTCCCTTGGTGGTGCGTTCTTCTGCCATTGGAGAAGATTCAGAACAGGCTTCCGCTGCTGGGCAGTATGAAACAGTTTTAAATGTTACCAGCCCCCAGGCATTGCAATCAGCGATCGCCCAAGTTCAAGCTTCTTACAATCAGCCATCTGCCGTGCAATATCGGCGCGATCGCGGCTTGAATGACACAGCAATGGCAGTGCTGATTCAACAACAAGTCCAGAGTATATATTCTGGCGTAGCTTTTAGCCGCGATCCCATTACTCAGCAAGGTGATGCGATTATCATTGAAGCCCTTCCAGGAAGCGCAACGCAAGTCGTTTCGGGAAAAGTCACACCTGAACAATATCGCGCTTTTGTCCTTGAGACAGAAAATTCCTCTTCTGTACAATTAGAGGGTCAAGGACGAGTCCCACAAGCATTAATCAAGCAAGTTGCATACTTAGCTTACCGACTCGAAAAACGTTATCATGGCACTCCTCAAGATATAGAGTGGAGTTACGACGGTCAAACACTCTGGGTGTTGCAATCTCGACCGATCACCACTCTACTACCCATCTGGACACGTAAAATCGCCGCTGAAGTGATTCCCGGAGTAATTCACCCTTTAACATGGTCGATTAATCGTCCATTAACTTGTGGAGTTTGGGGAGAACTTTTTACTTTAGTTTTAAGCAATAGCTTCTCTTCCAGAGGCTTCTCTACCAGAGGCTTTGCCAACGGCAACCGCAAAGCCGAACGCACCTTGGGGTTAGATTTCACCCAAACAGCAACTCTGCACTACTCCAGAGCCTACTTTAATGCATCCCTCTTAGGAGATATTTTTCTCCGCATGGGACTGCCGTCAGAAAGTTTGGAATTTTTAACCAGAGGAGCTAAATTCAGTAAACCGTCTTGGGAGTCAACTTGGGAAAATTTGCCCGGACTAGGGAAGTTGTTAAAGCGGGAATTAAATTTAGAAAAGGACTTCAAGCGGGATTATCAAAAACGGTTTATTCCTGGGTTGTCGCAGTTGGCGCAGGAAGATATAGATAACTTGGAACCATCCAAGCTGCTAATAAGAATTGACTTTATTCTGGAGTTGCTGCGCCAAGGGACGTATTACAGTATTTTAGCTCCCTTAAGTGCTGCCCTGCGGCAGGCGATTTTTCGGGTGAAGGATGGGCAAATTGATAACAGCGTTACCCCAGAGGTAGCGGCATTGCGATCGCTGAGTGCAATCGCTACAGATGCCAAGCAGATATTGCTTGAGTTTGAACCACAGCAAGTATTTGAGCAGTTAAAGCAAACTCTAGAGGGAGAGAAGATCCTGCAAGAATTTGACGAATTGCTTCAGGATTACGGCTATTTAAGTGAAGTGGGAACTGATATTTCCGTTCCCACTTGGCGGGAGAATCCCCAGATGATTAAGCAGATGTTTGTGCAGTTAATGCAGGGTAACGAACCACAATCAGGCGCTAAAGACGCGATTAATAGCATTTTTGCTGGTAAACGCAAACGCTCTTTTGTGCAACGGCGTGTAGATATCAAAGGACGAGTTACCGAAGTTTATTCACGGATTTTGGCTGAATTGCGTTGGAGTTTTGTAGCTTTAGAGAAAATTTGGTTAAAGTCAGGCTTACTTAAGAAAACAGGAGATATCTTTTTTCTAGACTTTGATGAAGTGCGGCGTCTAGTTGTGGGTGGAGATTCCAGGTTAATTGAGGAGTTGGATGAGTTAGTGGAATTGAGGCGATCGCAATTCGTCCAAGATAGTGAGATCATTCAAGTACCCCTTTTAGTCTATGGCAATACACCCCCTCACCCCTTAGCTCCCTCTGCACTCTACTCTGACCAAATCTTACAAGGTATTGGAGCCAGTCAGGGCCAAGCTGAAGGTAGGGTGAAGGTGTTGCGAAATTTACAAGATGTGCCGGAGATTGACCGAGATACGATTCTGGTAGTACCTTACACAGATTCCGGCTGGGCACCTTTGTTATTAAGGGCTGGAGGATTAATTGCCGAAGTTGGGGGACGGCTTTCTCACGGTGCGATCGTTGCTCGTGAATATGGGATTCCCGCTGTGATGGATGTTCGAGGTGCTACATGGCTCCTGCAAGATGGTCAACGGGTAAGGATTGATGGGTCTAGCGGTATTGTAGAATTATCTAACGATTTAAGACCCAATTGA
- a CDS encoding NUDIX hydrolase, with protein sequence MNKAGEIRVIALGLIRDGERIFLSEGYDPVKQETFYRALGGGVEFGETSRDALQREFQEEIQADLTNINYLGCIENLFTFNGRQGHEIIQLYQCDFADSKFYQLESLVFSESKNHKHRALWIDISRLKSGEFRLVPEVFFEYL encoded by the coding sequence ATGAATAAAGCAGGCGAAATTCGGGTAATAGCTTTGGGGCTAATTCGGGATGGCGAACGCATATTTCTTTCTGAAGGCTACGATCCCGTAAAGCAAGAAACATTTTATCGGGCTTTGGGCGGTGGGGTTGAATTTGGCGAAACCAGCCGTGACGCTTTACAACGGGAGTTTCAAGAGGAAATTCAAGCAGACTTAACGAATATTAATTATTTAGGTTGTATAGAGAACCTGTTTACATTTAATGGTAGGCAAGGTCATGAAATTATTCAGCTTTATCAATGTGACTTTGCTGATTCAAAATTTTATCAACTGGAAAGTTTAGTTTTTTCAGAATCAAAAAATCATAAACATAGGGCGTTATGGATAGATATCTCTCGCTTGAAATCTGGGGAATTCAGATTAGTACCTGAGGTATTTTTTGAATATTTATAA
- a CDS encoding DUF3531 family protein, which translates to MEIQFREINPFDMWIWLKFSTNPSGREKQYVEEVFNSWFYLGKLGAFNAENLQVQDTGLDISYMNYDAQGYDKSLLALMHNIGEFEYEGQWGRCWFDLGTSDAIALDILINALTQLSEEYVTIEELYIGGENSDWPVEDSESRPQSIYDN; encoded by the coding sequence ATGGAGATTCAGTTCCGCGAAATTAATCCTTTTGATATGTGGATTTGGCTGAAATTCAGCACAAATCCTTCTGGGCGTGAAAAGCAATATGTAGAAGAAGTTTTCAATTCCTGGTTTTATCTGGGTAAATTGGGTGCATTTAATGCCGAGAATCTCCAGGTGCAGGACACTGGACTTGATATCAGCTACATGAATTATGATGCACAAGGGTATGACAAAAGCCTGCTCGCACTGATGCACAACATCGGTGAGTTTGAATACGAGGGTCAATGGGGACGTTGTTGGTTTGACTTAGGAACCAGTGATGCGATCGCCCTGGATATTTTAATCAACGCCCTCACACAGCTAAGTGAGGAATATGTCACCATTGAAGAATTATACATTGGTGGCGAAAATTCAGATTGGCCGGTTGAGGATAGCGAAAGTCGTCCTCAATCTATTTATGATAATTAG
- a CDS encoding Sll0314/Alr1548 family TPR repeat-containing protein has translation MTKRFSSPRLVVFAKFTTFAQTAFGAAFAFGVAPWAIALNLWVNPSLAGDPFRNSEPHQIGDQTEAAFKAIFQQGNYPAAERYLQQALSKEPNEPLAYAMNASLAYGNKDWAKLDTYSQKTLETGQKLIPSDPLRGNLYTAVGYFLEGAVVLTREGTVNGVPQAFSRLRQVYEYLDKAEAISANDPELSLIKGYMDLLLAVNLPFASPDQAIGRLEQNAAPQYLVDRGIALAYRDLKRYPQALEYVNRAIKTTSDNPEIYYLKAQILKQLGQKEKSQQMIQEAIANFDKALTKKSQLPGDLVKQIERERSRTVSLNNPG, from the coding sequence ATGACTAAAAGGTTTTCTTCGCCTCGATTAGTAGTGTTTGCTAAATTCACTACCTTTGCTCAGACTGCTTTTGGCGCTGCGTTCGCCTTTGGCGTTGCCCCTTGGGCAATCGCACTTAATCTCTGGGTAAATCCCTCCCTGGCTGGCGATCCATTTCGCAATAGCGAACCTCATCAAATTGGCGACCAAACAGAAGCAGCTTTTAAAGCGATTTTCCAACAGGGCAACTATCCAGCGGCAGAGCGTTATCTGCAACAAGCACTATCCAAAGAGCCAAATGAACCTCTAGCTTATGCCATGAATGCATCTTTAGCATACGGGAATAAGGATTGGGCTAAACTAGACACCTACAGTCAGAAAACTCTAGAAACCGGACAAAAACTGATTCCTAGTGATCCATTGCGTGGTAATTTATACACTGCTGTTGGTTATTTTTTAGAGGGTGCAGTAGTTCTCACCCGTGAGGGTACAGTCAACGGTGTGCCGCAAGCCTTTAGTCGGTTACGGCAAGTTTATGAATATTTAGACAAAGCTGAAGCAATTTCTGCCAATGATCCAGAACTGAGTTTAATCAAGGGTTATATGGATTTACTGTTGGCGGTTAATTTGCCTTTTGCTAGCCCAGATCAGGCAATTGGACGCTTAGAACAAAATGCTGCTCCTCAGTATCTAGTGGATCGGGGTATTGCTCTTGCTTACCGAGATTTAAAACGGTATCCCCAGGCTTTAGAGTATGTCAACCGGGCGATCAAAACCACATCCGATAATCCAGAAATTTATTATCTCAAAGCGCAAATCCTGAAACAACTGGGGCAAAAAGAAAAAAGCCAGCAGATGATCCAGGAAGCGATCGCTAATTTTGACAAAGCATTGACTAAAAAATCCCAACTCCCAGGCGATTTAGTCAAACAAATTGAGCGTGAACGCAGCAGGACTGTTAGCCTGAATAATCCTGGGTAA
- a CDS encoding ABC transporter ATP-binding protein, which produces MLYLRNLIYHPTACPTAILKSINLELAPQQLGLIIGPSGSGKSTLLEILSGLAEPTTGALFWREQELIPEQLQQLAGLVFQFPERHFCGGSILEELRLGHPELGSERVRQALSEVGLEHLSLSAAPHALSGGQQRRLALAVQLIRQPNLLLLDEPTAGLDWSMRRQLVNLLAKLKQDWTLLVVTHDAGDLLAIADRCWTLNHGELQSVDPKTLEGKAKEPLPVV; this is translated from the coding sequence ATGCTCTATCTCCGAAATCTAATTTATCACCCGACAGCGTGCCCAACAGCGATTCTCAAATCGATCAACTTGGAATTAGCACCCCAGCAGCTAGGTCTGATTATTGGCCCGAGTGGTTCGGGAAAAAGTACCTTACTAGAAATTTTGTCGGGACTAGCTGAACCCACTACTGGCGCACTCTTCTGGCGGGAACAAGAACTGATACCCGAACAGCTACAACAATTGGCTGGGTTGGTATTTCAGTTTCCAGAGCGGCACTTTTGCGGTGGTTCAATTTTAGAAGAATTGCGTTTAGGACATCCTGAGTTAGGGTCAGAACGAGTTAGACAGGCCCTGAGTGAGGTGGGATTAGAGCATTTATCGCTTTCCGCTGCCCCTCATGCCTTAAGTGGTGGTCAGCAACGACGTTTAGCTTTGGCAGTGCAATTGATTCGCCAGCCAAATTTACTGTTATTGGATGAACCCACCGCTGGGTTAGATTGGTCAATGCGTCGGCAACTGGTAAATTTATTAGCGAAACTGAAACAAGATTGGACACTGTTAGTAGTGACACACGATGCTGGGGATCTGTTAGCGATCGCAGATCGTTGCTGGACACTCAACCACGGTGAACTACAATCAGTAGACCCAAAGACACTGGAAGGCAAAGCAAAAGAACCCCTACCAGTAGTATGA
- the rsmG gene encoding 16S rRNA (guanine(527)-N(7))-methyltransferase RsmG: MTYLLPEMAEIWQQTLNWQPTAQQQAQFQRLYELILEGNRQLNLTRITDPQEFWEKHLWDSLRGITPQGQFISSLQEGAFVIDIGTGAGFPGIPVIITAPNCQITLMDSTQKKITFIEKILTELALTNAKTLVGRTEEIGQQPQHRQAYDIALIRAVGTASVCAEYALPLLKQSGLAVIYRGNWTEEETTVLQNAVSQLGGVIELIEKFTTPLSHSIRHCLYVRKVANTPANFPRAVGVPSQKPL, encoded by the coding sequence ATGACTTACTTATTGCCTGAAATGGCAGAAATTTGGCAGCAAACTCTCAATTGGCAACCAACAGCCCAACAGCAAGCGCAATTCCAAAGGCTTTATGAGTTAATCCTAGAAGGTAACCGCCAACTAAATTTAACTCGCATCACTGACCCCCAAGAGTTTTGGGAAAAACATCTGTGGGATTCTCTGCGAGGAATTACGCCACAGGGGCAATTTATCTCGTCTCTTCAAGAAGGTGCGTTTGTAATTGATATTGGCACGGGTGCGGGTTTTCCAGGTATTCCAGTGATAATTACTGCGCCTAATTGCCAAATTACTCTAATGGATTCAACCCAGAAAAAAATTACTTTCATCGAAAAAATATTAACTGAACTTGCCCTGACCAATGCCAAAACTCTCGTTGGTAGGACTGAAGAAATCGGTCAGCAACCCCAGCACCGACAAGCTTACGATATTGCCCTAATCCGCGCTGTTGGCACAGCTTCTGTTTGTGCCGAATATGCCCTACCATTACTCAAACAAAGTGGTTTAGCCGTAATTTATCGTGGTAATTGGACAGAGGAAGAAACCACAGTTTTGCAAAATGCTGTTAGTCAGCTAGGTGGCGTGATTGAATTAATTGAAAAATTTACCACTCCTCTAAGTCATAGCATCCGTCATTGCCTTTATGTGCGTAAGGTAGCAAACACACCAGCTAATTTTCCCCGTGCTGTAGGTGTACCTTCTCAAAAACCGCTTTGA
- a CDS encoding superoxide dismutase, translating to MTINRRHLLFLLTAGAGAFALDACALAEKSPEAKTAIPNTTPNTTPNTTPNTALNTTEAIQVPALAYAYEALEPHIDAKTMQFHHDKHHATYVKNLNAALAKHPELKGKNVEELLQKLDNVPEDIRKTVRNNGGGHVNHSMFWKIMKPKGGGEPTGSIASAINQNFGSFAAFKKQFNEAGASRFGSGWVWLVRNKGGKLEVTTTANQDSPLSAGKYPILGNDVWEHAYYLNYQNRRADYLDAWWNVVNWDEINNRFAAASKFV from the coding sequence ATGACTATTAATCGACGCCATTTATTGTTTTTACTCACAGCAGGTGCGGGTGCTTTTGCATTAGATGCTTGTGCATTGGCAGAGAAATCTCCTGAAGCAAAGACTGCAATACCAAATACAACACCAAATACAACACCAAATACAACACCAAATACAGCACTAAATACAACAGAAGCTATCCAAGTACCGGCTTTAGCTTACGCCTACGAAGCACTGGAACCACACATCGATGCCAAAACAATGCAGTTTCACCATGATAAACACCATGCAACTTATGTAAAAAACCTGAATGCAGCGTTAGCCAAACACCCAGAACTCAAAGGTAAAAATGTTGAAGAACTGTTGCAGAAACTTGACAATGTACCAGAAGATATTCGCAAAACAGTACGCAATAATGGCGGTGGTCATGTAAACCACTCAATGTTCTGGAAAATTATGAAGCCGAAAGGTGGGGGAGAACCAACAGGAAGTATAGCCTCCGCGATTAATCAAAATTTTGGCTCTTTTGCAGCTTTCAAAAAACAGTTTAACGAAGCTGGTGCTAGTCGTTTTGGTAGTGGTTGGGTTTGGCTAGTGCGTAACAAAGGTGGCAAGTTAGAAGTGACAACTACAGCTAACCAAGATAGTCCTTTAAGTGCAGGTAAATATCCTATCTTGGGTAATGACGTATGGGAACATGCATATTATCTCAATTACCAGAATCGCCGCGCTGATTATTTAGATGCTTGGTGGAACGTGGTTAATTGGGATGAGATTAACAACCGGTTTGCAGCAGCAAGTAAATTTGTCTAA